The sequence below is a genomic window from Natronoarchaeum mannanilyticum.
GGAGCGTCATCCACCGGGTTGCCTCCGACGCCGCGATTTTAGGTATGCCTAACAATTTGTTAAACCCACCGGTTTCGGCTGGCCTAAAAGCAAGTGTTGCGAGGCGGGGATGTCGGCGTCCGCCGCCGCGACACGAACTCACAGCGCGCCCCGAACATCGATGATCGCCCAGCGGCGTGCGACACGTCAGCGCGGTGACGCCACAACTGTTATATCTGTTGCCTACCTACGGTCAGATATGAACCGGCACTTCAGCGATGCGCGGTACTACCTGACCCGAGCGGGAGCACACGCGAAGAAGGGCGTCGTGGAGACGCTCGAACCGGTCGTGGCGAAGGGCCGCGAACTCGCCGGGCGAGAGGCGGAACCGGAACCGGGCCGCGTCGAGCGGCTTCGCGCGAAGCTGGACGACGCCAGCGATCGGGCCGAGAACGAGGCGGCCGACTTCGCCGCCGACGCCCGCCGTCGCGTCCGGCGATACCGCGGGACGTGATCGCTCCGAGAAGCAAGTCTTAAGTCTCGGCTCCGAGTACCGATTTTTGTACCGGGTTGGTGGTCTAGCCTGGTTATGACGGCTCCTTCACACGGAGCAGGTCGGCGGTTCGACTCCGCCCCAACCCATAAAATTTCTAACACTAACCGAAGGACACCAGACAGCCACAGCAGTCCTTATAACGTCAGATATGTCCTTGTGTGGTCCAGAAACTGACCATTCAGTCCAACAGGAACCCTGTTGGGCACGACGCCGTGGCACGATCTCACGTAAAGGAATCGGTGATCAGACAGAAAAGTCTGGCGCCGGTTGCTCGGATCATGAGCTTGACGAGAGTTGCCTGAATTGGATAGTAGATTGACCATCGGGTTCACTTAAAGCGAGGCCTCCCTTGCAACTACTCGTACAGAATTCAATATCGGTTGCTATTGAGAAGATGATTTCCACGGTGGGGGGAACGAGGACCATTCTTCCCGTTCAAGTTCACCTATAAACTGGCGTCGTGATCGGCTCATGCGGAGACACCTCAAGCACCAGAAATGGGTCTCTGGTAAGAGTCTCTCCCTCCTACGAAATTGACATGGTAACCGAAACGTGTTTTCGGTAACACTATATGAGAACTGTCTGTCAATAGTCTCTAATGATGGGAGGGCCAGAGTGAAAGTAAAACTCGATGCTTTGAGCTACTCCTTAGAAGGCTGGATTAACTACTATCTCTCCTCTAACTTGTCGTATTTCTCCAACACCAGATCGAAGTAGTCGTCAGTCATCCGTCGCGGGTTCTGGACTTGGTAGAAATCGTCCAGCACAAACGCAGTTTGCTCTCGATCGAGGCCGTAAGCGTGGAAGGCACCAGCATCGAGCTCGGCCTGTATCTCCTCACGCTCGTCTGGATCAGTTGCTGCGTTGATCCCTAACCGTTCCCGCATCTTCTTGAACACCTCCCCATAGCAATTGAGCTTGGCAGCTCGAGTCCAGATGTGCTCGAACCACTCGTCGCTCTCTGTGAGACGAGGAACTTGTGATTCCTTAAATTTGTACATCACCACGCTGGTGTCAATCTTTGTCCGCATTAGATAGTCAAATGGGATACTGTTGAGGAGGCCCAGCGCGACAAAGAGTTCTCGATCGGAGAAGATACTCTCGTAGACTCCGTGTAGTGGTGACTCCGTGAGATCGTCGTTCTCAGGTATAATCTCGTAAGGACGGATCGTGTGCAGCTTATTATGGCAGACAATCCCATCTGGAATCACAGCTGCGATAAGCGTCCGTTCATTCGTGAACTTCGTGACATCCCGGAAGACGATTCGTGGTGAGGTGCAATCCAATCGCACGTCTTGCTCAGAAAGCTTCTCCCCTCGGTTCTTCTCAAGAAGATCATCGACGAAGCTCACTTGTGAGCCAGTCCCGTCAAATGCATCGTAGATTGCTCGCTTGAGTTTCCGAACATTCTTTTCCCGAATTCGTTGCTTTGCGCTTATGTCCGGATCAACGTCCTCATCGACGCTCCAGAACTCCGGCGGGTTGATATCGACGAACTCGGGATCATGGCTGAACTGATAGATGTTGCTACCTCCATAGACTGGGTAGTCACCCTCGGACGGATCTTCGAGGAATCGATCTGCGTCGTTGGTTCGATCCAACTCTCGATAGGGTGTCGCGTACCATTCTTCGCCTGTATCGTCTCCAATTGGTGGATGTTGGATAATCGTCTCAAGCACTGCCACCTCTGGTTGCTTCTTGAGTTGCGGGAAGATTCGAGCCTCCGGTGAATATTTAAGAAGTACTTCGCCGGGGATCGTCAGGGCCCTCTCATCAAACTCTTGGATGACATCTAACCCGTGTTGCTGGAAAATCCCCTTGAGTTCATCAGTAGAACCGGAGTTTTTCGAGACGACGACGCCGAAGTTGTACCGGCCGTCGACGGCCTCGAAGATATCTCGGTTCTCGAATGTGATAATCGATTGAATCTCCGTCTCCTCGATCAGGTGCGTCCGGAGATCCTTCGTCGATCCTCCGTTGAAGATTGTCCCCGGGAGTACCTGAGCGATATACCCCCCGTCTTTCGAGAGGCTGAAGACTCGTTCCAGAAAGAGCGATGAGAGATCGTTTTCAGTACTCTGGCTCGTTCCGTCGATGAGAGGCTGTTGTAGCCTATATGCGCCCGAGTCGTGGAAGTACTGAGTGATGATCTCAATTTCTCGCTTGTAGTCCTCCCACCCCTGCTCAATATCTGGATCATCAAGCAGTTCCTCTTGACGAGCATCTTTGGCCTCGGGTGGGAGCGAGTGGAAGTCCCCATCATGTCGCATGAAGTAATCGTCACGAGTGGGGCGCAACCGATCCCACGGCGGATTACCTATGATGGCGTCGAACCCACCGTCTGCATATACCTCCGCAAACTCGAGCATCCAGTGGAACGGGGTATACTCTTCCAGATCGTCTTCTGTGACGTCGTCGACAACGTCGCGGAAGTCGTCAAGGATTTGCTCGTCGAGCTCACTACGGTACTCTCTGAGCAGTTCTTGTGCATTCTGACGGTGCTTTTCTGCTTTCTCTGGAAACGCGTTGTACTTCTCGTGGAGTTCAATTTCTTCGATGACATCCTCATACCTCGATCGGACGCTGTTCTCATTCC
It includes:
- a CDS encoding DUF7553 family protein, with protein sequence MNRHFSDARYYLTRAGAHAKKGVVETLEPVVAKGRELAGREAEPEPGRVERLRAKLDDASDRAENEAADFAADARRRVRRYRGT
- a CDS encoding Eco57I restriction-modification methylase domain-containing protein, whose amino-acid sequence is MSVGDTQTEFNFAEFDTEVSTEDENRVIEAIAESIRQLRDQIDDDLLDTTFRRDPGSYTLKSEYTQDQLDPEPTTKNRVIEPLLEVLGYDDYGYEAGDFSSERGEQADYSVSLRDVDGVDSSRLLIEAEPLNKELQDRGHGLDQVKSWLSQREFDSDYGYATDGIRWIFVRYEPDTYSHNIIEELDLRPVFLSLFENQTTSQVPPTEAVTEEERELVARLIRTFDYDNFLSIIDDAREVIKRKQEEITDEFYDDYIQTVFGVTDEADSERRARSLVGDGIIPPDEADGDDVRLFSVDLMNRLIFIKFLEDKQIVRPDLLTTIIDTYDDGIYPQSLYKSFFDPLFYDILNVKPEERESPIDLYSEIPYLNGGLFRPELDSSSDVDERGFDVRDSVLESIVDLLERYRFSADGGPTDIDPSVLGSVFEKTINYLTTGAGDQNADLGAYYTPKEITRFSAEETVRPALRDRFAKILVEERDWPEPEVEQYETLYELIDGLPGSSDLITRLLAETDDFYVIDPGMGSGHFLTSAVEEIVNVRQALWDRKETRPPRHRMKKTTVQNNIYGVDIMGPAVEIGKLRLWLSIVAELREEDVEELDTEELALPNITFNVRQGNSLIGYVAFPEETEDGLATFERWNENSVRSRYEDVIEEIELHEKYNAFPEKAEKHRQNAQELLREYRSELDEQILDDFRDVVDDVTEDDLEEYTPFHWMLEFAEVYADGGFDAIIGNPPWDRLRPTRDDYFMRHDGDFHSLPPEAKDARQEELLDDPDIEQGWEDYKREIEIITQYFHDSGAYRLQQPLIDGTSQSTENDLSSLFLERVFSLSKDGGYIAQVLPGTIFNGGSTKDLRTHLIEETEIQSIITFENRDIFEAVDGRYNFGVVVSKNSGSTDELKGIFQQHGLDVIQEFDERALTIPGEVLLKYSPEARIFPQLKKQPEVAVLETIIQHPPIGDDTGEEWYATPYRELDRTNDADRFLEDPSEGDYPVYGGSNIYQFSHDPEFVDINPPEFWSVDEDVDPDISAKQRIREKNVRKLKRAIYDAFDGTGSQVSFVDDLLEKNRGEKLSEQDVRLDCTSPRIVFRDVTKFTNERTLIAAVIPDGIVCHNKLHTIRPYEIIPENDDLTESPLHGVYESIFSDRELFVALGLLNSIPFDYLMRTKIDTSVVMYKFKESQVPRLTESDEWFEHIWTRAAKLNCYGEVFKKMRERLGINAATDPDEREEIQAELDAGAFHAYGLDREQTAFVLDDFYQVQNPRRMTDDYFDLVLEKYDKLEER